One Streptomyces sp. CNQ-509 DNA window includes the following coding sequences:
- a CDS encoding MoaD/ThiS family protein, with amino-acid sequence MAIEVRIPTILRSYTDGEKAVEGDGTTLAELIDDLESRHTGIRARLVDGDDLRRFVNVYLNDEDVRFLDGIATKLTDGDSVTILPAVAGGSV; translated from the coding sequence ATGGCCATCGAGGTCCGCATCCCGACCATCCTCCGCAGCTACACCGACGGCGAGAAGGCCGTCGAGGGCGACGGCACCACGCTGGCCGAGCTGATCGACGACCTGGAGTCCCGGCACACCGGGATCCGCGCGCGCCTGGTCGACGGCGACGACCTGCGCCGGTTCGTCAACGTCTACCTCAACGACGAGGACGTCCGCTTCCTCGACGGCATCGCCACCAAGCTCACCGACGGCGACAGCGTGACGATCCTGCCCGCCGTCGCCGGCGGCTCGGTCTGA
- a CDS encoding putative leader peptide yields MVVHDVTRKPPGRQVLLVARLHVDLCRLASAACTTAPPRAAGRA; encoded by the coding sequence ATGGTTGTCCACGACGTGACCCGGAAACCCCCGGGCAGGCAGGTGCTGCTCGTCGCCCGTCTGCACGTCGACCTCTGCCGTCTCGCCAGCGCCGCCTGTACGACCGCGCCGCCCCGCGCGGCCGGCCGCGCCTGA
- a CDS encoding immune inhibitor A domain-containing protein yields MLSGETEAQPRAERDGSTVVKLDDGKYAELGRGAKTDKIFTVLVEFGDDVDDETMYDPDGPEGPKPPVVKYGGDAGPAHNQIAEPDRAVDNSTDWKADYDRQHYQDLYFSKDADKQSVAKYYEKQSSGKYTVDGEVSDWVSVKWNEARYGSNYCGDSTCASVWDLVRDATAKWAEDQKAAGRTDAEIKAQLAEYDVWDRYDFDGDGNFDEPDGYIDHFQLVHAGEDESAGGGAQGEDAIWAHRWYAYGTDAGSTGPGENKAGGTQIGDTGVWVGDYTVQPENGGLGVFAHEYGHDLGLPDLYDTAGGENSTAFWSLMSSGSWLGRGKDAIGDLPGDMTAWDKLQLGWLDYDTAKAATRSQHTLGRAEEQVEGKPQALVVELPEKAVTTTITKPAEGSKQWWSGMGDDLSNSLTRTVDLTGKSSASLSLAGWWDIEENYDYLYAEVSTDGGAGFTPLDGTADGAQIPRDGGDRPALTGVSGEYRDLEYSLDAYAGQEIQLRFRYQTDGGVAQKGFAADALTITADGAEVFADGAEGDDAGWTADGFSRVEESFTKDYPQYYIAENRQYVSYDKTLKSGPYNFGWVTDKPDWVEHFPYQNGLAVWLWDTSQLDNNTSEHPGAGLVLPVDAHPKPAKWADGSVMRNRIQAYDATFSTQPTDGFTLHKDGKPAKITSKKGVPVFDDRKGSYWDERNPGGSVKVPDTNTKITIVQEPSHGRTMTIQVAPSGR; encoded by the coding sequence TTGCTCTCCGGCGAGACCGAGGCGCAGCCGCGGGCGGAGAGGGACGGCTCGACCGTCGTCAAGCTCGACGACGGCAAGTACGCCGAGCTGGGCCGGGGGGCGAAGACCGACAAGATCTTCACCGTGCTGGTCGAGTTCGGCGACGACGTCGACGACGAGACCATGTACGACCCGGACGGACCCGAGGGCCCGAAGCCGCCCGTCGTCAAGTACGGCGGCGACGCGGGACCCGCGCACAACCAGATAGCCGAGCCGGACCGGGCGGTGGACAACTCCACCGACTGGAAGGCCGACTACGACCGTCAGCACTACCAGGACCTCTACTTCTCCAAGGACGCCGACAAGCAGTCCGTGGCGAAGTACTACGAGAAGCAGTCCTCCGGGAAGTACACGGTGGACGGCGAGGTCAGCGACTGGGTCTCGGTGAAGTGGAACGAGGCCCGCTACGGCTCCAACTACTGCGGCGACTCCACCTGCGCCTCCGTCTGGGACCTGGTCCGCGATGCGACCGCCAAGTGGGCCGAGGACCAGAAGGCCGCCGGCAGGACCGACGCCGAGATCAAGGCGCAGCTCGCCGAGTACGACGTCTGGGACCGCTACGACTTCGACGGCGACGGCAACTTCGACGAGCCCGACGGCTACATCGACCACTTCCAGCTCGTGCACGCGGGCGAGGACGAGTCCGCCGGCGGCGGCGCACAGGGCGAGGACGCCATCTGGGCGCACCGCTGGTACGCCTACGGCACCGACGCTGGCAGCACGGGCCCCGGCGAGAACAAGGCCGGCGGCACCCAGATCGGCGACACCGGCGTGTGGGTCGGCGACTACACCGTCCAGCCGGAGAACGGCGGACTCGGCGTCTTCGCCCACGAGTACGGCCACGACCTCGGCCTGCCCGACCTGTACGACACCGCGGGCGGCGAGAACTCCACCGCCTTCTGGTCGCTCATGTCCTCCGGCTCCTGGCTCGGCCGCGGCAAGGACGCCATCGGCGACCTGCCCGGCGACATGACCGCCTGGGACAAGCTCCAACTCGGCTGGCTGGACTACGACACGGCCAAGGCGGCGACCCGCTCCCAGCACACCCTCGGCCGCGCCGAGGAGCAGGTGGAGGGCAAGCCGCAGGCGCTCGTCGTCGAGCTGCCCGAGAAGGCCGTCACCACCACCATCACCAAGCCCGCCGAGGGCAGCAAGCAGTGGTGGAGCGGCATGGGCGACGACCTGTCCAACTCACTGACCCGCACGGTCGACCTGACCGGCAAGTCCAGCGCCTCGCTCAGCCTCGCGGGCTGGTGGGACATCGAGGAGAACTACGACTACCTCTACGCCGAGGTCTCCACGGACGGCGGCGCCGGCTTCACCCCGCTCGACGGCACCGCGGACGGCGCGCAGATCCCGCGCGACGGCGGCGACCGGCCGGCGCTGACCGGCGTCTCCGGCGAGTACCGCGACCTGGAGTACTCCCTCGACGCCTACGCGGGCCAGGAGATCCAGCTCCGCTTCCGCTACCAGACCGACGGCGGGGTGGCCCAGAAGGGCTTCGCCGCCGACGCGCTGACGATCACGGCGGACGGCGCGGAGGTCTTCGCGGACGGCGCCGAGGGCGACGACGCGGGCTGGACCGCGGACGGCTTCTCGCGCGTCGAGGAGTCCTTCACCAAGGACTACCCGCAGTACTACATCGCCGAGAACCGGCAGTACGTGTCGTACGACAAGACGCTCAAGAGCGGCCCGTACAACTTCGGCTGGGTCACCGACAAGCCGGACTGGGTCGAGCACTTCCCGTACCAGAACGGCCTGGCCGTCTGGCTGTGGGACACCTCGCAGCTCGACAACAACACCAGCGAGCACCCGGGCGCGGGTCTGGTGCTGCCGGTCGACGCGCACCCGAAGCCGGCGAAGTGGGCGGACGGCTCGGTGATGCGGAACCGCATCCAGGCGTACGACGCCACCTTCAGCACCCAGCCGACCGACGGCTTCACCCTCCACAAGGACGGGAAGCCGGCGAAGATCACGTCGAAGAAGGGCGTTCCGGTCTTCGACGACCGCAAGGGGTCGTACTGGGACGAGCGGAACCCGGGCGGCAGCGTGAAGGTGCCGGACACCAACACGAAGATCACCATCGTCCAGGAGCCCAGTCATGGCCGGACCATGACAATCCAGGTGGCGCCCTCCGGTAGGTGA
- a CDS encoding amino acid permease, whose product MTTAKVPEGGAAPSSEEGYERGLGSRQIQMIAIGGAIGVGLFLGAGKIIEKAGPSLIFLYALAGVVIFFIMRALGELLLYRPVSGSFAEYAREFLGPYFGYVTGWTYWLMWAVTGMTELTAAAIYINYWWPAIPQWVSALGFLLLLFGVNLISVKIFGELEFWFSMVKVTAIIGMIVIGVGVLTLGFSAAGNTATTTNLWNHGGFFPNGIGDSLMTLQGVMFAYLAVELVGVTAGESANPEKTLPKAINTLPWRIVIFYVGSLIVILSVVRWTEFSEGISPFVAAFGKIGIPLAAGIVNFVVLTAALSSCNSGMYSTGRMLRALAANAEAPKVFGRLSPRRVPAAGIAMSVVVMSVGVVLNYLVPEKAFGYVMSVATAAGIWTWAMILVSHIRYRRRVAAGLLPASSFPAPGGVVCSWLALVFLAFVTVLTALDADARVSLYVGAGWAVLLSGGWAVSRRRAAVREAAPEYVAGAQ is encoded by the coding sequence ATGACCACTGCGAAGGTGCCGGAGGGCGGCGCGGCTCCGTCCTCCGAAGAGGGCTACGAGCGCGGGCTCGGCAGCCGCCAGATCCAGATGATAGCCATCGGCGGCGCCATCGGGGTGGGCCTCTTCCTGGGCGCCGGCAAGATCATCGAGAAGGCGGGGCCCAGCCTCATCTTCCTCTACGCGCTCGCCGGCGTGGTGATCTTCTTCATCATGCGGGCCCTGGGCGAACTGCTCCTCTACCGCCCCGTCTCCGGCAGCTTCGCCGAGTACGCCCGCGAGTTCCTCGGCCCCTACTTCGGCTACGTCACGGGCTGGACGTACTGGCTGATGTGGGCCGTCACCGGCATGACCGAGCTGACCGCCGCCGCCATCTACATCAACTACTGGTGGCCGGCCATCCCCCAGTGGGTGAGCGCGCTCGGCTTCCTCCTGCTCCTCTTCGGCGTCAACCTGATCTCGGTGAAGATCTTCGGCGAGCTGGAGTTCTGGTTCTCGATGGTCAAGGTCACCGCGATCATCGGCATGATCGTCATCGGCGTCGGCGTCCTCACCCTGGGCTTCTCCGCCGCCGGCAACACCGCCACCACCACGAACCTCTGGAACCACGGCGGCTTCTTCCCCAATGGCATCGGCGACAGCCTCATGACCCTCCAGGGCGTGATGTTCGCCTACCTCGCCGTCGAACTCGTCGGCGTCACCGCGGGCGAGAGCGCGAACCCCGAGAAGACCCTGCCCAAGGCGATCAACACGCTGCCCTGGCGGATCGTCATCTTCTACGTCGGCTCGCTGATCGTCATCCTGTCGGTGGTCCGGTGGACGGAGTTCAGCGAGGGCATCAGCCCGTTCGTCGCCGCCTTCGGGAAGATCGGCATCCCCCTGGCCGCCGGGATCGTCAACTTCGTCGTGCTCACCGCGGCCCTCTCGTCGTGCAACTCCGGCATGTACTCCACCGGCCGCATGCTGCGCGCCCTTGCCGCCAACGCCGAGGCGCCCAAAGTCTTCGGCCGGCTCAGCCCGCGCCGGGTGCCGGCCGCGGGCATCGCCATGTCGGTCGTGGTCATGTCCGTCGGCGTGGTGCTCAACTACCTCGTGCCGGAGAAGGCGTTCGGCTACGTCATGTCCGTGGCCACCGCCGCCGGCATCTGGACCTGGGCGATGATCCTCGTCAGCCACATCCGCTACCGCCGCCGCGTCGCCGCGGGACTCCTGCCCGCCTCGTCGTTCCCGGCGCCGGGCGGGGTGGTGTGCAGTTGGCTGGCGCTGGTGTTCCTCGCCTTCGTCACCGTGCTCACCGCGCTCGACGCCGACGCCCGCGTCTCGCTGTACGTGGGCGCGGGATGGGCGGTGCTGCTCTCCGGCGGGTGGGCGGTGAGCCGGCGGCGGGCCGCGGTCCGGGAGGCGGCACCGGAGTACGTCGCGGGGGCGCAGTAG
- the clpS gene encoding ATP-dependent Clp protease adapter ClpS, with protein MSVAPTEIERPETVESQSPAAVPEPDVPWVTIVHNDPVNLMSYVTYVFQAYFGYPREKARKLMMDVHTKGRAIVSSGSREEMERDVQAMHGYGLWATLQQDR; from the coding sequence GTGAGCGTCGCACCCACGGAGATCGAGCGCCCGGAGACCGTCGAGTCCCAGTCACCCGCGGCGGTGCCTGAACCGGACGTCCCCTGGGTGACGATCGTCCACAACGACCCGGTGAACCTCATGAGCTACGTGACGTACGTCTTCCAGGCGTACTTCGGATATCCGAGGGAGAAGGCCCGCAAGCTCATGATGGACGTACACACCAAGGGGAGGGCCATCGTCTCCAGCGGGTCCCGCGAGGAGATGGAGCGGGACGTGCAGGCGATGCACGGCTACGGCCTGTGGGCCACCCTCCAGCAGGACCGCTGA
- a CDS encoding DUF2017 domain-containing protein, protein MAGHFEAVPGGGAAVELDELEISILRTLTVQLLELIGPGDTPADAPPPADPLDALFAEGPSKPPSDPALARLFPDAYGEPGKGPDDEERARSAEFRRYTEPELRESKRENALAVVRGLDLLSVQGEGGAVLKVGPEESRQWLATLNDLRLAIGARLDIRDDDDGQELFRLPDEDERKPMVMAYLWLGGLQETLIETLMG, encoded by the coding sequence ATGGCAGGGCACTTCGAAGCGGTTCCCGGCGGCGGCGCTGCCGTCGAGCTGGACGAGCTGGAGATCTCCATCCTGCGCACCCTGACCGTGCAGTTGCTGGAGCTGATCGGCCCCGGCGACACCCCCGCGGACGCCCCGCCGCCCGCCGACCCGCTGGACGCGCTCTTCGCCGAGGGCCCCAGCAAGCCGCCCTCCGACCCGGCGCTGGCGCGGCTCTTCCCCGACGCGTACGGCGAGCCGGGCAAGGGCCCGGACGACGAGGAGCGGGCCCGCTCGGCGGAGTTCCGCCGCTACACCGAGCCGGAGCTGCGGGAGAGCAAGCGGGAGAACGCGCTGGCGGTCGTCCGCGGGCTCGACCTGCTCTCCGTGCAGGGCGAGGGCGGCGCGGTGCTCAAGGTCGGCCCGGAGGAGTCGCGGCAGTGGCTCGCGACGCTGAACGACCTGCGGCTGGCCATAGGCGCGCGGCTCGACATCCGGGACGACGACGACGGCCAGGAGCTGTTCCGGCTGCCGGACGAGGACGAGCGCAAGCCGATGGTGATGGCGTACCTGTGGCTGGGCGGGCTCCAGGAGACCCTGATCGAGACGCTGATGGGCTAG
- a CDS encoding PLP-dependent cysteine synthase family protein: MRYESTLAAVGDTPLVHLPRLSPAPDVRIWAKLEDRNPTGSVKDRPALFMVEQAEKDGRLTPGCTILEPTSGNTGISLAMAAKLKGYRIVCVMPENTSAERRQLLAMWGAEIISSPAAGGSNTAVRVAKELAAEHPDWVMLYQYGNPGNAGAHYATTGPEILADLPSITHFVAGLGTTGTLMGAGRFLREHRPGVQIVAAEPRYDDLVYGLRNLDEGFVPELYDESVLTTRYSVGSEDAVTRTRELLREEGIFAGVSTGASLHAAIGVGRKAVRAGESSDIAFLVADGGWKYLSTGIYTAETTEEAVAALHGQLWA, encoded by the coding sequence ATGCGTTACGAGAGCACCCTCGCGGCCGTCGGGGACACGCCCCTGGTCCACCTGCCCCGCCTCTCCCCCGCCCCCGACGTGCGGATCTGGGCGAAGCTCGAGGACCGCAACCCCACCGGCTCCGTGAAGGACCGCCCGGCGCTCTTCATGGTCGAGCAGGCGGAGAAGGACGGCCGGCTCACCCCCGGCTGCACGATCCTGGAGCCCACCTCGGGCAACACCGGCATCTCGCTGGCCATGGCGGCGAAGCTCAAGGGCTACCGCATCGTCTGCGTGATGCCGGAGAACACCAGCGCGGAGCGGCGCCAACTGCTCGCCATGTGGGGCGCGGAGATCATCTCCTCGCCCGCGGCCGGCGGCTCCAACACCGCCGTACGGGTCGCCAAGGAGCTGGCCGCCGAGCACCCGGACTGGGTGATGCTCTACCAGTACGGCAACCCCGGCAACGCGGGCGCGCACTACGCCACCACCGGCCCCGAGATCCTGGCGGACCTGCCGTCGATCACCCACTTCGTGGCCGGCCTCGGCACCACGGGCACGCTCATGGGCGCCGGCCGGTTCCTGCGCGAGCACCGCCCCGGCGTGCAGATCGTGGCCGCCGAGCCGCGCTACGACGACCTCGTCTACGGGCTGCGCAACCTCGACGAGGGCTTCGTGCCCGAGCTGTACGACGAGTCGGTGCTCACCACCCGCTACTCCGTCGGCTCCGAGGACGCCGTGACCCGTACCCGCGAACTCCTGCGCGAGGAGGGCATCTTCGCGGGCGTCTCCACCGGCGCCTCGCTGCACGCCGCGATCGGCGTGGGCCGCAAGGCGGTACGGGCCGGGGAGAGCTCGGACATCGCGTTCCTCGTCGCGGACGGCGGCTGGAAGTACCTGTCGACGGGCATCTACACCGCGGAGACCACGGAGGAGGCCGTCGCCGCGCTGCACGGCCAGCTCTGGGCGTAG
- a CDS encoding nicotinate phosphoribosyltransferase, whose translation MSELKLPVTVPSTALFTDHYELTMVQAALHAGTAGRRSVFETFTRRLPEGRRYGVVAGTGRVLDALESFRFEPEVLRFLRAHDVVDAPTLEWLADFRFTGDIWGYPEGEVYFPGSPVLRVEGSFAECVLLETVVLSILNHDSAIAAAASRMAVAAGGRPLIEMGARRTHELSAVAASRAAYVGGFASTSDLAAGFRYAIPTVGTAAHAFTLLHDSEREAFTAQIESMGVGTTLLVDTYDVEAAVRTAVEVAGPELGAVRIDSGDLLLVAHRVRQQLDELGAERTRIIVTSDLDEYAIASLAAAPVDAYGVGTRLVTGSGHPTCSMVYKLVARAASDAPDAPLAPVAKRSTGGKTSIGGRKWAARRLDAYGVAEAEVVGTGEVPAELAGRELLVPLVRGGKIVGREPMDDARARHVVARDGLPLSATQLSRGEPVLPTEYV comes from the coding sequence ATGTCGGAACTGAAGCTGCCGGTCACCGTCCCCTCGACGGCCCTCTTCACCGATCACTACGAGCTGACCATGGTCCAGGCCGCGCTGCACGCCGGCACCGCCGGCCGGCGCTCGGTCTTCGAGACCTTCACCCGCCGCCTGCCCGAGGGCCGCCGCTACGGCGTCGTCGCGGGCACCGGGCGCGTCCTGGACGCGCTGGAGAGCTTCCGCTTCGAGCCCGAGGTGCTGCGCTTCCTGCGCGCGCACGACGTGGTCGACGCCCCGACGCTGGAGTGGCTCGCGGACTTCCGGTTCACCGGCGACATCTGGGGCTATCCCGAGGGCGAGGTGTACTTCCCCGGCTCCCCCGTGCTGCGCGTCGAGGGGAGCTTCGCCGAGTGCGTGCTGCTGGAGACGGTGGTGCTGTCGATCCTCAACCACGACTCCGCCATCGCCGCCGCGGCCTCCCGGATGGCCGTCGCCGCCGGCGGCCGGCCGCTCATCGAGATGGGCGCCCGGCGCACCCACGAGCTGTCCGCGGTGGCCGCCTCCCGGGCCGCGTACGTCGGCGGCTTCGCCTCCACCTCCGACCTGGCCGCCGGCTTCCGCTACGCCATCCCCACCGTCGGCACCGCCGCGCACGCCTTCACGCTGCTGCACGACAGCGAGCGCGAGGCGTTCACCGCGCAAATCGAGTCCATGGGCGTGGGGACGACGCTGCTGGTCGACACGTACGACGTGGAAGCCGCGGTCCGTACCGCCGTGGAGGTCGCGGGCCCGGAGCTGGGCGCGGTGCGCATCGACTCCGGCGACCTGCTGCTGGTCGCGCACCGGGTGCGCCAGCAGCTCGACGAGCTGGGCGCGGAGCGCACCCGGATCATCGTCACCAGCGACCTCGACGAGTACGCCATCGCCTCGCTCGCCGCCGCCCCCGTGGACGCGTACGGCGTGGGTACCCGGCTGGTCACCGGCAGCGGGCATCCGACGTGCTCCATGGTCTACAAGCTGGTCGCCCGCGCCGCCTCCGACGCCCCGGACGCGCCGCTGGCGCCGGTGGCGAAGCGGTCGACGGGCGGGAAGACGTCGATCGGCGGGCGGAAGTGGGCGGCCCGGCGGCTCGACGCGTACGGGGTCGCGGAGGCCGAGGTCGTCGGCACCGGGGAGGTGCCGGCGGAGCTGGCGGGGCGGGAGCTGCTGGTGCCGCTGGTGCGCGGCGGGAAGATCGTGGGCCGGGAGCCCATGGACGACGCCAGGGCCCGGCACGTCGTGGCCAGGGACGGGCTGCCGCTGTCCGCCACCCAGCTCTCCAGGGGCGAGCCGGTCCTGCCGACGGAGTACGTATGA
- a CDS encoding Mov34/MPN/PAD-1 family protein: MLTITEELYEQIVAHARKDHPDEACGVVAGPAPAPADGRPQRFIPMLNAARSPTFYEFDSQDLLRLYREMDDRDEEPVVIYHSHTATEAYPSRTDVSYANEPGAHYVLVSTAESGDGEGPVSFRSFRIVDGVITEEDVTVIASYDDAPAG, translated from the coding sequence ATGCTGACCATCACGGAGGAGCTGTACGAGCAGATCGTCGCCCACGCCCGCAAGGACCACCCCGACGAGGCGTGCGGCGTGGTCGCGGGCCCGGCGCCGGCGCCCGCCGACGGCCGGCCGCAGCGCTTCATCCCCATGCTCAACGCCGCCCGCTCCCCCACGTTCTACGAGTTCGACTCGCAGGACCTGCTCCGGCTCTACCGGGAGATGGACGACCGCGACGAGGAGCCGGTGGTGATCTACCACTCGCACACCGCCACCGAGGCGTACCCCTCCCGCACCGACGTCTCCTACGCCAACGAGCCCGGCGCCCACTACGTCCTGGTCTCCACCGCCGAGTCCGGCGACGGCGAAGGGCCGGTCTCCTTCCGCTCGTTCCGCATCGTGGACGGTGTGATCACCGAAGAGGACGTCACCGTGATCGCCTCGTACGACGACGCCCCCGCGGGCTGA
- a CDS encoding RDD family protein produces the protein MSSDHGEGADPHRSKPTRSQPPQSGAPPGGTRGQEGQEEEAGPPPGEDHGAREPREAPAAGSGTTRPVGRPTTPEEQGEAPPPPAGPAPGTGEGTPAHGGGGQGPGGAPPPPTGPGAMPSSGSGVTPPTGPGASSSSGSGTAPPTGPDAAPSSGSGVTPPPGPGGSSPSGPGAAPPPGSGTGGEHGYGPPPSGGSPYDQPPGSMPPPPPPPPYGGGPGGSPYGAPDPRLAGMPPLGGLGRRLLARIIDALIVYIPVSLFLTLIGRVDEVADTDNTGSQYAWGIFGILVYLVYEGLMLTRSGQTVGKKLMGIRVGMLENGAVPAGGPGWLRAAVYSLPAIVPCIGTLFWLYNVLSCTWDRPYRQCVHDKAAKTVVVSTEGQRYTP, from the coding sequence ATGAGCTCCGACCACGGCGAGGGCGCCGACCCGCACCGCAGCAAGCCCACGCGCTCGCAGCCGCCGCAGAGCGGCGCGCCCCCCGGCGGCACGCGGGGGCAGGAAGGGCAGGAGGAGGAGGCGGGACCGCCGCCGGGTGAGGACCACGGGGCACGGGAGCCGCGCGAAGCGCCGGCAGCCGGAAGCGGGACGACGCGGCCGGTGGGCCGCCCGACGACACCGGAGGAGCAAGGCGAGGCACCCCCGCCGCCCGCGGGCCCCGCGCCCGGCACGGGCGAGGGCACCCCGGCGCACGGGGGCGGAGGGCAGGGGCCCGGCGGCGCGCCGCCCCCGCCGACCGGTCCCGGCGCCATGCCCTCGTCCGGTTCCGGCGTGACCCCGCCGACCGGTCCGGGGGCTTCCTCGTCGTCCGGTTCCGGCACCGCCCCGCCCACCGGACCCGATGCCGCGCCCTCGTCCGGGTCGGGCGTCACGCCGCCGCCCGGTCCCGGCGGCTCGTCGCCGTCCGGTCCCGGCGCCGCCCCGCCGCCCGGCTCGGGCACCGGCGGCGAGCACGGCTACGGCCCCCCGCCCTCCGGCGGTTCCCCCTACGACCAGCCCCCCGGCTCCATGCCCCCGCCTCCGCCCCCGCCCCCGTACGGCGGCGGCCCCGGCGGCTCCCCCTACGGCGCCCCCGATCCCCGGCTGGCCGGGATGCCCCCGCTCGGCGGCCTCGGCCGCCGGCTGCTGGCCCGCATCATCGACGCCCTGATCGTCTACATCCCGGTGTCGCTCTTCCTCACCCTCATCGGCCGCGTCGACGAGGTCGCCGACACCGACAACACCGGCTCCCAGTACGCCTGGGGCATCTTCGGCATCCTCGTCTACCTCGTCTACGAGGGCCTGATGCTCACCCGCAGCGGTCAGACCGTCGGCAAGAAGCTCATGGGCATCCGCGTCGGCATGCTGGAGAACGGCGCCGTTCCCGCCGGAGGTCCCGGCTGGCTCCGCGCCGCCGTCTACTCGCTGCCCGCGATCGTGCCGTGCATCGGCACCCTGTTCTGGCTCTACAACGTGCTGTCCTGCACCTGGGACCGGCCGTACCGCCAGTGCGTGCACGACAAGGCGGCCAAGACCGTGGTGGTTTCGACCGAGGGGCAGCGCTACACCCCCTGA
- a CDS encoding isochorismatase family protein, translating to MHRALIVVDVQNDFCEGGSMGVTGGADVAAAITDLIGRSTAGYQHVVATRDHHIEPGDHFSAHPDFVHSWPRHCVAGTEGVGFHPNFAPTVASGAISAVFDKGAYAAAYSGFQGADENGVPLADWLRAREVTEVDVVGIATDHCVKATALDAAAEGFRTQVLLDLTAGVAEDSTQRALGELSEAGVELTGKPVVG from the coding sequence ATGCATCGTGCACTGATCGTCGTTGACGTGCAGAACGACTTCTGCGAGGGCGGCAGCATGGGGGTGACCGGGGGCGCGGACGTCGCCGCCGCGATCACGGACCTGATCGGCCGGTCCACGGCCGGCTACCAGCACGTCGTCGCCACCCGCGACCACCACATCGAGCCGGGCGACCACTTCTCGGCGCACCCGGACTTCGTGCACTCCTGGCCGCGGCACTGCGTGGCCGGCACGGAGGGCGTCGGCTTCCACCCGAACTTCGCCCCGACCGTCGCCTCCGGCGCGATCTCGGCGGTCTTCGACAAGGGCGCGTACGCGGCGGCGTACAGCGGCTTCCAGGGGGCGGACGAGAACGGCGTGCCGCTGGCGGACTGGCTGCGCGCCCGGGAGGTCACGGAGGTCGACGTGGTGGGCATCGCCACCGACCACTGCGTGAAGGCGACGGCGCTGGACGCGGCGGCGGAGGGCTTCCGCACCCAGGTGCTGCTGGACCTGACGGCGGGGGTGGCCGAGGACAGCACCCAGCGGGCGCTGGGGGAGCTTTCGGAGGCGGGCGTGGAGCTGACGGGCAAGCCGGTCGTCGGCTGA